The following are from one region of the Rosistilla carotiformis genome:
- the rpmG gene encoding 50S ribosomal protein L33, with the protein MAKSNKKADTIFLVCEESGDYNYSIRRKGGGEKLRLKKYCPRLRKHTWHNEKKK; encoded by the coding sequence ATGGCCAAGAGCAATAAGAAAGCGGACACCATCTTCCTGGTCTGCGAAGAATCGGGCGATTACAACTACAGCATCCGCCGCAAAGGTGGTGGGGAAAAGCTGCGTCTGAAGAAATACTGCCCTCGTTTGCGTAAGCACACTTGGCACAACGAGAAGAAGAAATAG
- the recJ gene encoding single-stranded-DNA-specific exonuclease RecJ: MAKRWRLLPHDMGRVEHLMRQSRLPAVVAQVLIRRGVFQSEDVQRFLESRLTMLRDPEDLPGVPAAADQIHQAILDRKSIVIYGDYDADGITGTAILFNGLKLLGADVSYFVPNRLEDGYGLNCDSLRKLATRGKQMVISVDCGIASPDEADLCKELGLELIVTDHHQFGERLPDATLVHPRLPGSHYPFAGLCGAGVAFKLAWSVCQRACGAKKVTERLRSYLMQSLAVAAIGTVADVVPMLDENRILVHHGLRSLLSNPSIGMRELLKMTKLDQKSALSSEDIAFMLAPRLNATGRLGQAQLGVELLTTDNPVRAAALAEYIDGLNGSRQTLERSVYLAADKQAKDEFDPEQDPALVLSGVDWHKGVIGVVAGRIAEKYGRPTIILSLDGAAGKPAVGSARSGGMVDLHAMLGECNEHLITYGGHAAAAGVSLDESSLDRFREAFCEAVSQNVPSDYQAEINIDAEASFSQWNLETVKQVEMLEPFGDSNPRPIFCASGVSLKEPARKMGGGDRHLTVNLVQHNSAMRAVAFGAGQWCEELNALNAPIDVAYRPVINEFRGYRKVEIQIVDWRPAGQRVSD; encoded by the coding sequence ATGGCCAAGCGGTGGCGTCTGCTGCCTCATGATATGGGCCGGGTTGAGCATCTCATGCGCCAATCCCGGTTGCCCGCGGTGGTCGCCCAAGTGCTGATCCGACGCGGCGTGTTTCAGTCCGAAGACGTTCAGCGGTTTCTCGAGAGCCGCTTGACCATGCTGCGTGACCCCGAGGATCTACCCGGGGTTCCGGCCGCTGCCGACCAGATCCATCAAGCGATCCTCGATCGCAAATCGATTGTGATCTACGGCGATTACGACGCCGATGGAATTACCGGCACGGCGATCCTGTTCAATGGGTTGAAGTTGCTTGGGGCGGACGTCAGCTATTTCGTCCCCAATCGGCTGGAGGATGGATACGGGCTGAATTGCGATTCCCTGCGGAAACTGGCCACCCGCGGCAAGCAGATGGTGATCAGCGTCGATTGCGGGATCGCAAGCCCCGACGAAGCCGATCTGTGCAAGGAGCTGGGCCTGGAGCTGATCGTCACCGATCACCATCAGTTCGGTGAGCGTTTGCCCGACGCCACGCTCGTCCATCCTCGGCTGCCTGGCAGCCATTATCCATTCGCAGGACTCTGCGGGGCGGGAGTGGCTTTCAAGTTAGCTTGGTCGGTTTGTCAGCGGGCCTGCGGCGCCAAGAAGGTTACCGAGCGGTTGCGTTCGTATCTGATGCAGTCATTGGCGGTCGCGGCGATCGGCACCGTTGCCGATGTTGTTCCGATGTTGGATGAGAACCGAATCTTAGTTCATCACGGGCTGCGAAGCCTGCTGTCGAATCCTTCGATCGGGATGCGCGAGCTGCTGAAGATGACCAAGTTGGATCAGAAGTCGGCGCTTTCCAGCGAGGATATCGCTTTTATGCTCGCCCCGCGGCTCAACGCGACCGGCCGTCTGGGGCAAGCTCAGTTGGGCGTCGAACTGCTGACCACCGACAATCCCGTCCGCGCCGCCGCCCTGGCAGAATACATCGACGGGCTCAATGGTAGCCGGCAGACGCTGGAACGGAGTGTCTATCTGGCGGCGGATAAGCAAGCCAAGGATGAATTCGATCCCGAACAGGATCCTGCATTGGTGCTTAGCGGAGTCGATTGGCACAAGGGTGTGATCGGTGTGGTTGCCGGGCGGATCGCAGAGAAGTACGGCCGGCCGACGATCATCCTGTCGCTTGACGGTGCCGCGGGCAAGCCAGCGGTGGGCTCTGCCCGGTCTGGCGGAATGGTCGACTTGCACGCGATGCTTGGAGAGTGCAACGAGCATCTGATCACTTACGGCGGGCACGCCGCAGCGGCGGGCGTCAGCTTGGATGAATCCTCGCTGGATCGTTTCCGCGAAGCGTTCTGCGAAGCGGTTTCGCAAAACGTGCCAAGCGACTATCAGGCCGAGATCAACATCGATGCCGAAGCGTCTTTTAGCCAGTGGAATCTCGAAACGGTTAAGCAGGTCGAGATGTTGGAGCCGTTTGGCGACAGCAATCCGCGGCCGATCTTTTGTGCTTCGGGGGTCTCGCTGAAGGAGCCCGCTCGGAAGATGGGGGGAGGCGACCGGCACCTGACCGTCAACCTCGTGCAGCACAACAGTGCGATGCGAGCTGTTGCGTTTGGAGCGGGTCAGTGGTGCGAGGAGCTGAACGCATTGAACGCTCCGATCGACGTTGCTTATCGCCCGGTAATCAATGAGTTCCGGGGCTACCGGAAGGTCGAGATTCAGATCGTCGATTGGCGACCCGCGGGCCAGCGCGTTTCGGATTGA
- a CDS encoding 3-keto-disaccharide hydrolase, whose product MNHSITCLCLVFASAGLAIGQEKAAPQDKPAEVAAASEAKEPADKPAANKEDAPEEAAKEKPADEAKDPKTEAPAAKPEKPKADASPEKPAAKPPTSMVPIGYTDTQKIPGQPWRVHDLLRPRPRAVTPGDDSPAAPPSDAIVLFDGSDLSHWGHQDRKAPGQYVPARWTVKDGYMEATRGTGYLCSLENVGSCQLHIEWASPEKVAGDGQGRGNSGIKLWGAFEIQVLDSYNNRTYADGQAGAVYGQYPPAVNATLPPGQWQAYDVIYEMPEFDGEGKLTKPAYVTVFHNGVLLHHHRELTGPTGRANSNYSEHPPGGSIMLQDHGNPVRYRNIWVRPL is encoded by the coding sequence ATGAATCATTCGATTACCTGCCTGTGCCTCGTTTTCGCCTCCGCTGGGCTTGCCATTGGACAGGAGAAGGCTGCCCCCCAGGACAAGCCGGCCGAAGTGGCTGCCGCATCCGAAGCCAAAGAACCAGCCGATAAGCCTGCGGCGAACAAAGAGGACGCCCCCGAGGAAGCGGCCAAAGAAAAGCCCGCTGACGAAGCAAAAGACCCAAAGACTGAAGCCCCTGCAGCAAAGCCCGAAAAGCCAAAGGCGGATGCCAGCCCCGAAAAGCCGGCTGCGAAGCCCCCCACGTCGATGGTGCCGATCGGCTACACCGACACACAAAAGATCCCCGGACAACCGTGGCGCGTCCACGATCTGCTGCGGCCTCGGCCGCGAGCGGTCACGCCGGGCGACGACTCCCCCGCCGCGCCCCCCAGCGACGCAATCGTGCTGTTTGACGGAAGCGACCTATCGCACTGGGGACACCAAGACCGCAAGGCTCCAGGGCAATACGTCCCCGCCCGCTGGACCGTGAAGGATGGGTACATGGAAGCGACCCGTGGCACCGGCTACCTGTGCTCCCTTGAAAATGTTGGCAGCTGCCAACTGCACATCGAATGGGCTTCCCCCGAAAAGGTTGCTGGAGACGGACAGGGACGTGGCAACAGCGGGATCAAACTCTGGGGCGCGTTCGAGATCCAAGTCCTTGATTCCTACAACAACCGAACCTACGCCGACGGCCAAGCGGGCGCGGTTTACGGGCAGTACCCGCCCGCGGTGAACGCCACGCTACCACCCGGGCAATGGCAAGCGTATGACGTGATCTACGAGATGCCCGAATTCGACGGTGAAGGCAAACTGACCAAGCCCGCCTACGTGACCGTCTTCCACAACGGCGTGTTGCTCCACCACCACCGCGAATTGACAGGCCCTACCGGCCGAGCGAATTCGAATTACAGCGAGCATCCACCGGGCGGATCGATCATGCTGCAAGACCACGGCAACCCCGTCCGCTATCGCAACATCTGGGTCCGTCCGCTTTAA